In Drosophila santomea strain STO CAGO 1482 chromosome 2L, Prin_Dsan_1.1, whole genome shotgun sequence, a single window of DNA contains:
- the LOC122756478 gene encoding uncharacterized protein LOC122756478, protein MLAQIMLPDTRIGLSGESIAQNTHFGWILSGSAKGVRISTQLRCHRVLSDIEALLKRFCVVESVPDRPTATDWDLKTLVRRSDGLGTVEQICGGDRGIRGSESSSVRNTSTNRQVASCVLPNHAVFKKDPQSIKQRIVFDRPTLQNDMLAVILNCRKYSFVFTADIQKMYRCINVHPEDAHYHRILWRTADGSINIHTLSTLAFGTASAPFTPIRVIQQLAMDERRSFPKA, encoded by the exons ATGTTGGCGCAAATCATGTTGCCCGACACCAGGATCGGTTTGTCAGGCGAGTCCATAGCTCAGAACACGCACTTTGGATGGATCCTCTCTGGAAGTGCTAAAGGAGTGAGGATATCAACCCAGTTGCGCTGTCATCGAGTGCTTTCGGACATCGAGGCATTGCTGAAGCGTTTCTGTGTGGTCGAGTCGGTTCCAGACCGCCCTACAGCAACAGACTGGGACCTGAAGACTCTTGTGCGTCGATCGGATGGCC TTGGAACGGTGGAGCAAATATGTGGAGGAGATCGAGGAATACGAGGCAGTGAAAGCAGTTCGGTAAGGAATACTTCCACGAATAGGCAAGTAGCATCCTGTGTGCTGCCGAATCACGCTGTATTTAAGAAGGATCCTCAATCGATCAAACAGCGAATCGTCTTCGATCGACCGACCCTGCAGAACGACATGTTGGCAGTCATACTCAATTGCAGGAAAtatagttttgtttttacgGCGGATATACAGAAAATGTATCGCTGTATCAATGTGCACCCGGAAGACGCCCACTATCATCGGATTTTATGGCGGACGGCGGATGGATCCATCAATATCCATACTTTGTCAACGCTAGCATTCGGAACGGCTTCTGCACCCTTCACGCCCATTAGGGTCATTCAACAGTTAGCGATGGATGAGCGACGTTCATTTCCCAAGGCGTAA